From Virgibacillus natechei, the proteins below share one genomic window:
- a CDS encoding glycine betaine uptake BCCT transporter: MKKVTTVFWVTLVIVLGLSLWGSLDPVRFENVSSTIMNYVSVHFGWYYLLIVSLFLIFCLYLIFSPYGKIKLGKKDDKPEFSYPTWFAMLFSAGMGIGLVFFGVASPVSHYATTPPTADPATSQAIEDALRVTFFHYGIHAWAIYAVIALVLAYFMFRHDKPGLISATLEPIFGDRMKGAWGKGIDVIAVFATIVGVATTLGFGATQINGGLTYLLGIDNAFWVQLVIILVVTVLFMISSYTGLSKGIKYLSNANMGIAGLLLVATIILGPTLYILNSLTDAIGAYFQQIPAESLRLSPNNADEQQWVLDWTVFFWAWWIAWSPFVGIFIARVSKGRTIREFLSGVLIVPSVVSFVWFATFGISGIDAQQGGLDIASLPEEQALFAMFSEIPLGLILSILAMLLIGTFFITSADSATFVLGMQTTNGSLSPPKKVKFAWGFAQSAIAAVLLYTGGLQALENALISAALPFSFIMLLMVFSFYKALTKDKQEEKKQKHS, from the coding sequence ATGAAAAAGGTAACCACGGTCTTTTGGGTTACATTGGTGATTGTGTTAGGGCTATCTCTTTGGGGATCATTGGATCCTGTGAGATTTGAAAATGTTTCAAGTACTATTATGAACTATGTATCTGTTCACTTTGGTTGGTATTATTTATTAATCGTATCACTGTTTCTCATCTTCTGTTTGTATTTGATCTTCAGTCCATATGGGAAGATCAAGCTCGGAAAAAAGGATGACAAGCCGGAATTCAGTTATCCTACTTGGTTTGCCATGCTCTTTAGTGCAGGTATGGGGATAGGACTTGTGTTTTTCGGCGTAGCTTCGCCAGTATCTCACTATGCTACAACCCCACCTACTGCAGATCCTGCTACAAGTCAGGCTATTGAGGATGCGTTGCGCGTTACATTCTTCCATTACGGGATTCATGCATGGGCAATATATGCAGTCATCGCACTAGTGCTTGCTTATTTCATGTTTCGCCATGATAAGCCTGGTTTAATCAGTGCGACCCTTGAGCCAATATTTGGAGATCGTATGAAGGGTGCTTGGGGTAAAGGGATTGATGTCATCGCCGTGTTTGCGACTATTGTTGGTGTAGCCACAACCCTCGGGTTTGGTGCCACTCAAATTAACGGTGGTTTAACGTATTTGCTGGGCATCGATAATGCGTTTTGGGTTCAACTGGTTATTATTCTTGTCGTTACTGTTTTGTTCATGATTTCATCCTATACCGGCCTTAGTAAGGGTATTAAGTACTTAAGTAATGCCAATATGGGGATAGCTGGTTTATTGCTTGTTGCCACGATTATTTTAGGCCCGACGCTCTACATTCTAAATTCATTAACGGATGCAATTGGGGCGTACTTTCAACAGATACCTGCTGAAAGTCTGCGTCTATCACCAAATAATGCGGATGAACAGCAGTGGGTGTTGGACTGGACTGTCTTTTTTTGGGCTTGGTGGATAGCCTGGTCCCCGTTCGTTGGAATATTTATTGCTCGTGTATCGAAAGGACGTACTATTCGGGAGTTTCTATCTGGGGTTCTAATCGTACCTTCTGTCGTTAGTTTTGTATGGTTTGCAACATTTGGGATTTCAGGCATTGATGCACAGCAAGGCGGTTTAGATATTGCTAGCCTTCCTGAAGAGCAAGCGCTGTTTGCCATGTTTAGCGAAATCCCTCTTGGTTTGATTTTATCGATTCTAGCGATGCTGTTAATAGGCACCTTTTTTATTACATCAGCAGATTCCGCTACATTTGTTTTAGGAATGCAAACGACAAATGGATCTTTATCGCCTCCAAAAAAGGTTAAATTCGCATGGGGATTTGCACAATCGGCTATAGCAGCTGTGCTTTTATATACTGGAGGACTGCAGGCACTAGAAAATGCACTAATTTCGGCAGCTCTCCCATTCTCATTTATCATGCTACTTATGGTCTTCTCATTTTATAAAGCGCTAACGAAAGATAAACAAGAAGAAAAAAAGCAGAAGCATTCATAA